The genomic window AAGAACAGtgaaacaaataaataatttaacattgggTGCTTTATGGAAAGAAAACTAAGCTATACTACTCAATAGAAAAGGATAAAACCTGACCACTTTCCCAAGGAAGCATGTTCACAAAAATGGAAAGGAACCATGGTCCAGTAACCCATGCTACTTGCACTCCCAGATAATCCAGATGATTGACTGCAAGAGAAGTGCACACAAGATGAACAACTAAGAAGGGGACCTTAAATAAATCCACTTGTTGAGTTTACAGacataaaaatgaattaaaaaaattacaaacctAATTTCGGAAACCTCTCCCGTACCAACTCCTCAAAAACAAGTTGATCGACCTGATaagttgagaaaaaaaaaagtacttgAATAAACCTCAAAATATCCGACAATAATTATTCTTATGAATTACTGAATTTACTTGAGAATAGTTTTAGAAACTATGCCTGAGACTCTATCATTTCCTCTGAATAATAGCcatcaaaataatcatctaaaaTGCCCATCAAGGTCCTGAGAAAAATCACAGTAAACATTTATCAAGTTGACATGATGAAAGTCAAAAGATGTAAAGATGCTGCATAAGCATGAAGATGCCAAGCATCCATTCCTTAAGGATGACAGCATTTCTGAACTACAGAAACAATTATGTTGATATGTCCCATCtaaatatataatttgaaaaGTACTATACAACACTTAGTCAAGCAGTAATCTCCAAACCTACCAGAAGGCATTTTCTTCAGGCATCAATAGCAGCAATAATCCCGCAAAAAAATTCATGGCCTGCAAAATAAATTATGTCATGAAAACACAGGCCATGTGTGTGTAACTGGGAATAGACATCGATTGAAGTGTAGCGGATTCACTGTCCATGTTATAGGTCAGATCATACATATTAGTGAGCCGCAAATCAAAATATGAAGCACAGTACTGAGGTATTGGGATCTtcttataataaattaattaataaaccaCACACAATGCTTAGTGAGAGCACATGTGAGATACATGATCCGTTGCCGTTATCTTTATACACTACATGAATGGGTTGTTTAATGTATACATTTTTAGACATCTCACTAGATTACTTGAGAGATAGGATTTTAAACAATCCATCAGAACcacaatgaaaaaaaaatcaacctGACAATAACCAACTGAAGGATTATGTCGAGCATATGCAGTAAGTAATCGCCTCAAAGCATTTCTACCGTCCTCATCAAGGGCAGGATGGCCAGGAAAGGTCCGAGGCAGATCCTGCAAAAACAACAGTGGACTTTTACTAAAGAAATATATTTTCCGGCAATGCTGTTGCAGCATTAGGAGCACCAAGGGTGCAATATCACAGGCAAAGACCTTCTCAATCTGTCCTTTCCATTTTTCTGGCACGCGTATGCAATCAGCACTAGTGTTCCCATTATCCTCAGCTGACTGAATGCTTTGCTGATCAGTTTTACTTTCAGAGTCATTCTCTAGAGCCAGCAAATGCTGATAATACTTTTCTACCCGCCTTGCTTTCGCACCCACAAAAGCTTGCCAAAGCTAAACCACATGAACAAACTAAAGGGTAACTAACCAAATAGAGATTAACCTTATAACTCACAACTATCAAAGAATGTAGTTTCTACCTCTCCCCTCAGAGCCATTGGCACTCCCCCACGAACAAGAACTTCCAACTCTTCTTTCCATGGAGCCTCTAGTGATGCTGCATCAGCAGCAATACCATTAGATGGGGCACTTGTTGTGCCATCAACAGGAGGGGCATCTGAACTAGGGTCAGACCTCTCAACATCATAGAACTCCTCATCAGAGTCTTCCTCACATGCTCCCTTTGCGGACTTAGAATCGTCAGTGTGAGATTGCGATTCATCTTTTGGCAAACCTTTCTTGTTTCTTTCATCTTTTATTGGCACGGTTTTCTTCTTCACACGGATCCTCATCATATCTTCAATAGTGCGAAGAGATGGTCTTATCTCTGTCCATAATTGAACTTTATGAACTTTTGTGGATTCACATTCTGGTAAGCCCTCTTTTTGACTACCATTTTCAGCTGCATCATCAGAACCAGGCTTTTGGGTGCTCGACTCATTTCCATCACCATCTTTCTCTGAGCTAAcatcagattctttctctgtggCTTTAGCCCCCAAAGCTCCATCTTCATCCGCAGCCAATCCTTCCTTGGTCAAGTCAGAAGACTCGGCCTGCCGTTCTAGAAATGAGTTCCACCGATCTGAcctttcctcttcttcctcctgaaATCACAATCAAGACGGTTGATGCTTAGAATAACACTGAAATTGCGGAATTATTGTGTGAATACCAACACATAATGCCTATATCTAAAATTTGTTCGGGAGGATTTTAAACACGCCATGAGGTAAAATTTCCCCTAATTCTTCCTTAAAATAGTAGTTGTTGACATCAAAACTTAAAAAAGTGGCAATACTACCTTGTATATGTTAGCATATTCTCGATATCTGTGCAGGTGCTGAGGCCGCACGGTGAACCCATACGCATCCCTGATCACACGAATTATATGCATTAAATTCCAATAACCCAAAGCTAAACAATGATCCAAGAGAATAGTAAAGTAAGAAGTATTTCAAACAATAGCGAAGTGAATGTACCAGCAATCATCCCCAGAATGGTAACAACACATTTCGCACAAAGCTCACAACTCATTCCCCACAACACTCGGCATTGCCTCATTGCAAACCCCAATTTTTCATccaaaaggaataaaaggaagaaaataaCGACACACTTAGCTTTGCAGTGAGATCGGTCTTCGCAGTCcagtaattttattttcatttccttaAAGTGAAATGAAATAAAGACCGAAATGGAAAATGGAAAATGGAAAATGAAAAGTTGCATAGCTAAGTTGAGCAAcagaattttttaaaagaaaaccaACTGTGGTCCAACTCCAACCGAATTGTAGGATAACTGAANNNNNNNNNNNNNNNNNNNNNNNNNNNNNNNNNNNNNNNNNNNNNNNNNNNNNNNNNNNNNNNNNNNNNNNNNNNNNNNNNNNNNNNNNNNNNNNNNNNNNNNNNNNNNNNNNNNNNNNNNNNNNNNNNNNNNNNNNNNNNNNNNNNNNNNNNNNNNNNNNNNNNNNNNNNNNNNNNNNNNNNNNNNNNNNNNNNNNNNNNNNNNNNNNNNNNaataataaaaaaaaaataaaaataatagtaaacTAAAACGAAAAAGATAAGAATGAAAACACGATTCTAAGGCAATGATGAAGTAAGGATTCAACGGATCTGAGAAACGCGCGGAGCGTATAATTACTACCTCTTATGTTCGAATGTGATGAGCGGGTTAGCAGCTTTGCCACCCTTCATTTGTGGATTGGATCCAAATGTTCGGCTAACCGGTAAATCTGCGtccgaagaggaagaagaagaagaagatcttCAACTTGagtgagggagagagaaagagagagagagagagaggagcacAAGCACATGCACACTAAGCGGGGATGAGAGAGCGAAAATGGCGTCACGTTATAATTACATGTGCAGCGTGGATTGCTTGACACAGAGTTCGAAAAGCTCAAAAGTTGCGCTTATTTTgcttcctccttttttttttctccttgctTGCTTCCTTTTACGGTCGCTCTTATTAGTCTTAGGTCACACCATCATCGACATTTCATTTCAGTGTTTTGACCACAGTACGCTCTGCTTTTCTCCATTATTGTCAtaattttttccttttattttatctttttcggTCTAATTAAAATTAGATTATCGCAACTTGAGCTTATCATTTGCAAATGTTTCCTACTTTCTTATTGGTAATTGGTATTTTACGCTGGCCAAAATCAGTTAGTATAGTTAGTATNNNNNNNNNNNNNNNNNNNNNNNNNNNNNNNNNNNNNNNNNNNNNNNNNNNNNNNNNNNNNNNNNNNNNNNNNNNNNNNNNNNNNNNNNNNNNNNNNNNNNNNNNNNNNNNNNNNNNNNNNNNNNNNNNNNNNNNNNNNNNNNNNNNNNNNNNNNNNNGTTATAAgactaataataaaatttaattaaaaatacataaaaaaaaaagaaaaaatattaaattagtttaataatttttactttcttctttcgAGATTTAACTTGTACTTTGGGAGTGAAATCCCTCTTTTTACCCTGGTCTGTCTGTGTTTTGGACActtgtatttcttttttttctgatTGAATGAAATGCACCTACTACCTTCggcgaaaaaaaaattgataaaaaatcaATTTCTTAACAAAATGATGTACCATTTTGTTATATTTTTCGAATCTAAAAGTTTAGCCTTTTACTATCCTTTATGATCAGCAAAAATTAGTatcttataatataaataaaaaaatactaacttaatataaaataaatataaaaaaaaaatagtggcCGTGTGGTCTGGTTCATTTGGACCCCAAGTACATTACCCATTATCATCGTCACCGACACTACACTGCAGGCACCATCACAATAAATTTGAATCTACCTTTTCGGGCATAAATGATAAGAATTATAGATATAGATATATAAATATTTTCGTTACTAACTACTTGCCTTtttgcgttttttttttttatttctattacaaGCCTTTgtccttcttttttatttatccTTTATCGTATTCTTGTTGTCTATTTGTTCAATGCTCAACTTATTTTGGGATATGTAATGTTTATTTGTTCATTCAAAATTTTGATGAAACCAACATCCCCTAAAACTTTTTGAAGCAGTCAATTGTTGCATAAAAACGGTGAATAGTTCATACATGCAATTGCAAATGCATTgctgctgcttttttttttttttctcaaaatgaaaatatttataaataattaacaagtatccgaaatattaaattttaaaattgacccTATCTTCTTTGGGGAGACAAAATGACCCTTTGCTCACTTTAATAATCTCATCCTTCCTtttcaacttaaaaaaaaaatattcttgtAAACCCTTGAATTAATCTCTAACAATATTCAAGATCAACACATATAGTTCCAAGTAAATAAGAATAACAAACCCTTAATAATTAAACAATAATAGTAAAATATAATACCTAGCGTTAATAACTTGAAAAAAAGGTGTTAAATacacaatttgcatgattttataagaCAAACAAACGTCACAAAATTACTACTTTATTTAAAAGGTTAGGATTGAATCTGATATATTGAAAATGAATTATGTTAAGTGTGtactaaaattaatcattaaaattagtcactgatataaaatatatgttgaaatataatatatattaaaaataaattaaatcatatatatttatatacaaatatattgatggttaatttttataattaattttaattttggtgtacaaataacatttttattgaaaataaagttAACTTTTTAGGATAGGAAAAAGGAGTTTGTTGATTTAGAGCAACGAAAAAAAAGGTATTTGCATGTTAGTATATTTTAATGGCTAAAGAATTTTAATATGGATTTTAAAAGTATGTTTACTTGAAAattgatatttattttgtatatatGGGTGGGTGGACGTTACAGACAGGTAACATATTGCCACGTGGCATACATCCGTTTAACATGTAGATAATGTGTTGCATACGTGGCAGGAACATGGCTGACACGTCAACACATTACCTGTGTGTATGTTGAGCAACACATAATCTGTGTGTTGGACTACTTTTTTGACATCTTTACGACTCTATAAAACACCCCAAACACTTATATTTAAACAAAATATCATTcttttttatatctaaaataatttctatattttaattgtatatttttttatatattaaaagataattttttttttgtgttctctttttcaactttcattattttaAATGCTAAcaataaattatgaaaaaaatgatGCATTTCGTTGGTGGTTTGTTTTCTTTGAAGTTAGCTGCATGCATAGATATATTTGAGCAAAGTGGAGAATAAGAATACTATGCTATTTAAGAAATTTTGGATCTTGGAAGAGGAACCACCAGAAAGACACTGTACTTTTTCATGGTTTGTGACTTAGTGGCAAATGAGGTCTTCTTCACAAATGATATATGTCAGTTAAAAGGCATATTATGGCTTTGAATgttatctataattctatattgtTTGTGGAAATGAATTAGATTATATGCTCCATGTTATTCGTCAATCAATAACGCtagagaaataataaaaaattagtttaaatttgTCGGAATATATTAGGATAAAAAATTAGTCATATTtaagttagataaaaatttaaaagatactaTAGAATTTTTCTATAAAAAAGCTTAATAAGGTAACTGTTTTCTATGACCAAATATTTTATTATAGTCCAAATAAAAAAAGTCCTCaattaacaaaaatacaaaaaacaatTATTTGCTCTCTTTATCTTCTAACTTCTACTATTATTTTAAATTCCATAAtagaagtaattaaataaaataacatGAAATTTCAGAACTTACatacattttttattattaaaaaaaaagtagagTACATATCGATTCATgacttattaaataattaaattttcaattattGCAAAAAATTAGCTATTTTTAGTTTtacacaacaaaacaaaaatattaattgaacATTAAAATGAATTAAGCACTCTGTTAATCTGTTATTATCGAGATAAGTATACTGGTGTGGGAGTGTGGTTTATGGACTGTGCTATGTGAAAGTAAGTGTGTCTCGATGATGGGAACGTTTTTCTGAAGATTAATGAGCTGTTCTTTGGAATTGGAATGTGTAAATCTTGATGCTGCAGTCACAACCAAATTCCATTGCTGACTTGTcaatcaaaaatattatttaatattaaaattaatttatatttatatatttatatataattatatgtataatttaatttatttttaatatatatattttaatatataatatattttttaactttttataatTACAAACTAAccacatattttttaaatttatcaaatataaTGGGAAATAGAAGTATTTTTCTAAAAAACTTATCAATCAAACAAACGTATGACTAGCTAGTTGtgttccctctctctctctgtttaTCGAGCGATATTTGTTTTAGAGAGAAACTTAGAAAAATCTTTCATAATTACTGaacataaatttataaaattgggatacaaaattctaaaaaattcaCCAATAAactcaaattatatatttattaatcaatttcaatcacaaaatataaaaaaatctcaaaaaataaagaataaataaaaaaatccaagagacacgtaaaatttaaaatttttgaaattttttctcttttactttcttaaattttttgaaaagataataaaatataaaataaagctTTTCTAATGATTTTTAACTATggtataactttttttttaatctaatctAAATTTTGTTAACCTAATTAATTAACTATGGCATAACTTCTttacaaattataaaaatgattagagaaactccgcctatgttacacttgcggtacatagccggtcccaagtccggataaaggaggagggttgtgttaggttttcgacaaccaacataaaaacatagTCGAATCTCCATGACATGAATTAAAGACATTATTACACTAAATCTAGGTCGTTGCCCAGAAGCAACGCgctgtatggctcgagtacggtgtcaaatgagcaagagccACTGCATCGGTGTCCGGATGTaatgttaaatgagcaagggttccCGCGTTTTTATAAACGAACGAGAGTAAATAAgttagttcacaaagtaaaaggtaaaagTCGGAGCGACAAAAGGTTGAGATTTGcgacatggaacataggcactctaataGGAAAAttcatggaggtggtggacaccatgacaaggaagaagattaacattatgtgcctacaagaaaaaAAATGGGTTGGTACGAGGGCTAGGGAGTTAGATACTTCcggtttcaaactttggtatacaggaaatgtgaagaataggaatgaggttggtattattgtggataagcagtggaagaaggacgtagtggatgtcaagagggtgggagatcggatcatctctatcaaacttgtggtggagggaggtgctcTTCATGTGATTAgtgcctatgcaccgcaagtgggttcgaacgaacaacacaagataaggttttggaaggatctagagagtttggtccaagacataccttcgggagataagattttcttaggaggagatttaaatggtcaTGTTGGAAGAGAAGTGACTGAGTATGGAAGTATTCACGGAGACCATGGTTTCCGGGTGATCAATACCGAAGGTAAAACTATTTtagacttttcctcaacctttgaccttctcatcgcaagtacatgttttaaaaagatagacgaacatcttataacctataagagtggcatgacaagctctcaaatcgacttcttcttgttgatgagagtcgaccgaaaattttgcattaattgtaaaattatctcaggggagagtttgacaacacaacatacgATGCTCGTCATAGATtttcgcgttgagcaaaagttgaggtaaagacatcatacgaagaacccaaagACGAGGTGGTGGCAGATGAAAGGTAAGGAACagagaagcttcctaagacgggtaggagaagaagCAAAATGAAATGGAAATGGAAGCGCGAAAGAGATGTGGAGAGAGAtgacagaagttattagaagaacagcaaaagaa from Arachis ipaensis cultivar K30076 chromosome B09, Araip1.1, whole genome shotgun sequence includes these protein-coding regions:
- the LOC107617571 gene encoding EVI5-like protein isoform X2, which produces MKGGKAANPLITFEHKRDAYGFTVRPQHLHRYREYANIYKEEEEERSDRWNSFLERQAESSDLTKEGLAADEDGALGAKATEKESDVSSEKDGDGNESSTQKPGSDDAAENGSQKEGLPECESTKVHKVQLWTEIRPSLRTIEDMMRIRVKKKTVPIKDERNKKGLPKDESQSHTDDSKSAKGACEEDSDEEFYDVERSDPSSDAPPVDGTTSAPSNGIAADAASLEAPWKEELEVLVRGGVPMALRGELWQAFVGAKARRVEKYYQHLLALENDSESKTDQQSIQSAEDNGNTSADCIRVPEKWKGQIEKDLPRTFPGHPALDEDGRNALRRLLTAYARHNPSVGYCQAMNFFAGLLLLLMPEENAFWTLMGILDDYFDGYYSEEMIESQVDQLVFEELVRERFPKLVNHLDYLGVQVAWVTGPWFLSIFVNMLPWESGPALVTTKDAGDAVTLLQSLAGSTFDSSQLVLTACMGFQSINEARLQELRNKHRPSVIAAIEERSKGLKAWRDSHGLASKLFSFKHDPKSQQSGDMQVIGSLSRSESGSTNADEILISLTGEGEIDSVPDLHEQVAYLKVELCRILEEKRSAIIRAEELEIALMEMVKQDNRRQLSAKVEQLEQEVAELRQALSDKQEQETAMLEVLMRVEQEQKVTEDARRFAEQDAAAQRYAVQVLQSKYEEATAALGEMEKRAVMAESMLEATLQYQSGQAKAQPSPRSLQPESPASRNNQEPTIDIPPRRVSLLSRWRDRNKGKEESADGKPNVEEQCMGNPKVEEQSMGKPKVEEQSKEQPIVEEQSMGKPTVEEQSAVNHQEGNGLKVEDEIRKEDNA
- the LOC107617571 gene encoding ecotropic viral integration site 5 ortholog isoform X1 produces the protein MKGGKAANPLITFEHKRDAYGFTVRPQHLHRYREYANIYKEEEEERSDRWNSFLERQAESSDLTKEGLAADEDGALGAKATEKESDVSSEKDGDGNESSTQKPGSDDAAENGSQKEGLPECESTKVHKVQLWTEIRPSLRTIEDMMRIRVKKKTVPIKDERNKKGLPKDESQSHTDDSKSAKGACEEDSDEEFYDVERSDPSSDAPPVDGTTSAPSNGIAADAASLEAPWKEELEVLVRGGVPMALRGELWQAFVGAKARRVEKYYQHLLALENDSESKTDQQSIQSAEDNGNTSADCIRVPEKWKGQIEKDLPRTFPGHPALDEDGRNALRRLLTAYARHNPSVGYCQAMNFFAGLLLLLMPEENAFWTLMGILDDYFDGYYSEEMIESQVDQLVFEELVRERFPKLVNHLDYLGVQVAWVTGPWFLSIFVNMLPWESVLRVWDVLLFEGNRVMLFRTAVALMELYGPALVTTKDAGDAVTLLQSLAGSTFDSSQLVLTACMGFQSINEARLQELRNKHRPSVIAAIEERSKGLKAWRDSHGLASKLFSFKHDPKSQQSGDMQVIGSLSRSESGSTNADEILISLTGEGEIDSVPDLHEQVAYLKVELCRILEEKRSAIIRAEELEIALMEMVKQDNRRQLSAKVEQLEQEVAELRQALSDKQEQETAMLEVLMRVEQEQKVTEDARRFAEQDAAAQRYAVQVLQSKYEEATAALGEMEKRAVMAESMLEATLQYQSGQAKAQPSPRSLQPESPASRNNQEPTIDIPPRRVSLLSRWRDRNKGKEESADGKPNVEEQCMGNPKVEEQSMGKPKVEEQSKEQPIVEEQSMGKPTVEEQSAVNHQEGNGLKVEDEIRKEDNA